In one window of Macadamia integrifolia cultivar HAES 741 chromosome 2, SCU_Mint_v3, whole genome shotgun sequence DNA:
- the LOC122071470 gene encoding uncharacterized protein LOC122071470, whose product MKMTTSNSRARSSGPVLSDGIQRTISPPSSTAFASASSSFSPRSTGFFNRSVSPTGINLCGSLPSSSSPSVRFSIDRSRSPSRSIAVSPRDQVVSKQSNHLSAQSSPRRTCMCSPTNHPGSFRCSLHKGVDNRHHHAPSYPSSYRLNARRSAMTNSLVRIGSVEGELVKRALTALIRPSSHQQKRRASFQRRPSRLSLMSITEDL is encoded by the coding sequence ATGAAAATGACGACTTCAAATTCAAGAGCCAGATCCAGTGGACCAGTCTTGTCTGACGGGATTCAGAGAACGATCTCTCCGCCGTCGTCGACGGCTTTCGCGTCTGCAAGTTCGAGTTTCTCTCCTCGATCGACTGGTTTCTTCAATAGATCAGTCTCTCCTACTGGCATCAATCTCTGTGGTTCCCTTCCATCTTCGTCTTCTCCATCTGTTCGGTTTTCGATCGACCGATCTCGCTCTCCTAGCAGGTCGATTGCCGTATCTCCTCGAGATCAGGTCGTGAGTAAGCAGAGTAATCATCTGTCCGCTCAATCATCTCCGAGGAGGACGTGTATGTGTTCGCCGACTAATCATCCTGGTTCGTTTCGTTGCAGTCTCCATAAAGGTGTCGATAACCGCCATCATCATGCGCCATCGTATCCATCTTCTTATCGATTGAATGCTCGGAGATCGGCGATGACAAATTCGCTTGTTCGGATCGGTTCTGTTGAGGGTGAATTGGTTAAGAGAGCTTTGACAGCTTTAATTAGACCTTCTTCTCATCAACAGAAGAGAAGAGCGTCGTTCCAGCGAAGACCTAGCCGGCTTTCTCTCATGTCGATAACTGAAGACTTGTGA
- the LOC122072310 gene encoding uncharacterized protein LOC122072310 isoform X2 translates to MENIVASVNKSFDQASTPLKGMVTPSSSSEENKPVDLAELKAAIRGCLVDMKPEPMDGGIIFENKLSNGTMGIKPLSRPSVSLPAEPKREEDDVYLTDRKDAIRVARNKMVRNVTPEKVLSSVLQPEMDFPIPIDDNDSKRQPLDGNSSMTLDNKVVKENKIVEGLEKLKELYGWADNSLHEDIVAAVNDNFDQASTPLKGMVTSSCSSEDNKPVDLAELKAAIWGCLDDMKAELMSLPAEPEREEDDVYLIHRKDAIRVARSASQYTLAARNAFRKGDHFSAHQLSLKAQEEWRLAKQLHAKAAEEILTITNRKNNIWKLDLHGLHASEAVHALQNHLQKIETQMPLNHAVPPKKVKHKVGIACSPLVEKHICEGMEVNVDVQNDTLSSQRRAILEVITGKGNHSRRKPVLPSTIRSFLLENGCIGDVSIVISIVLQISF, encoded by the exons ATGGAGAACATTGTAGCTTCTGTGAACAAAAGTTTTGACCAGGCTTCTACTCCATTGAAGGGTATGGTTACGCCCAGCAGCAGCTCTGAAGAGAATAAGCCAGTAGACCTTGCAGAACTGAAAGCTGCTATTCGGGGCTGTCTTGTTGACATGAAGCCTGAACCGATGGATGGAggtattatttttgaaaataagttATCTAATGGTACTATGGGCATTAAACCGCTTTCAAGGCCCTCAGTGTCTCTACCTGCTGAGCCTAAGcgggaagaagatgatgtgtACTTGACCGATCGTAAAGATGCAATAAGAGTGGCAAG AAACAAAATGGTGAGAAATGTTACACCAGAGAAGGTTCTCTCATCAGTGCTTCAACCTGAAATGGACTTTCCAATTCCCATTGATGACAATGATTCAAAAAGACAACCATTAGATGGTAATTCTAGTATGACACTTGATAATAAGGTTgtcaaggaaaataaaatcgtTGAGGGTCTTGAGAAACTGAAAGAGCTCTATGGCTGGGCTGACAATAGTTTGCATGAGGACATTGTAGCTGCTGTGAATGACAATTTTGACCAGGCCTCTACTCCATTGAAGGGTATGGTTACGTCCAGCTGCAGCTCTGAAGATAATAAGCCAGTAGACCTTGCAGAACTGAAAGCTGCTATTTGGGGCTGTCTTGATGACATGAAGGCTGAACTGATGTCTCTACCTGCTGAGCCAGAGcgggaagaagatgatgtatACTTGATCCATCGTAAAGATGCAATAAGAGTGGCAAG GTCAGCTTCTCAGTATACACTAGCAGCCAGGAACGCATTCCGAAAAGGTGACCACTTCTCTGCTCATCAGCTCTCCCTTAAGGCCCAGGAAGAATGGAGGCTTGCTAAACAGCTGCATGCAAAGGCAGCTGAGGAAATTTTAACTAtcacaaatagaaaaaataatatatggaAGTTGGACTTACATGGCCTCCATGCAAGTGAAGCTGTGCATGCCTTACAGAATCATCTTCAGAAGATTGAAACACAGATGCCTTTGAATCATGCTGTACCCCCCAAGAAAGTCAAGCACAAAGTTGGAATAGCATGCTCTCCATTGGTTGAGAAACATATTTGTGAGGGCATGGAGGTGAATGTTGATGTTCAAAACGACACGTTATCCAGTCAGAGACGTGCAATATTGGAAGTTATAACAG GGAAGGGTAACCATAGCCGACGAAAACCTGTTCTTCCTTCAACCATCAGAAGTTTCCTCCTTGAGAATGG ATGCATTGGAGATGTATCAATCGTGATTTCCATTGTCTTGCAGATATCGTTTTAA
- the LOC122072283 gene encoding uncharacterized protein LOC122072283, producing MRRGYRGFQVSTRKRQIKPPQEQKRNKGRGERERENRMAPTAAAMVMNRAPKTILITGVSRGLGRALAVEMAKKGHTIIGCSRAQDRLNSLLDELSSSQPPQDNNKNNPSSSKHLLMKVDVRSDSSVQELARAVMETKGVPDIIGNAIVADIIAFPFTSVCFRKARSYTFSVVITIENRHLVWGFDLKH from the exons ATGCGTCGTGGCTATCGTGGTTTCCAGGTATCAACGAGAAAAAGGCAAATAAAACCCCCGCAGGAACAAAAACGAAACaagggaagaggagagagagagagagagaacagaatgGCACCAACAGCAGCAGCCATGGTCATGAACAGAGCCCCCAAAACTATACTGATAACGGGGGTGAGCAGAGGGCTTGGCAGAGCCCTCGCAGTGGAGATGGCCAAGAAAGGTCACACCATTATTGGATGCTCAAGAGCGCAAGATAGGCTCAACTCCCTCTTAGACGAACTATCCTCTTCACAGCCGCCACAGGACAACAACAAGAACAACCCATCTTCGTCTAAGCATCTCCTCATGAAAGTCGATGTG aGGTCAGATAGCAGCGTGCAGGAATTGGCGCGTGCCGTGATGGAAACAAAGGGTGTTCCAGATATCATAGGTAATGCAATTGTTGCAGATATAATTGCTTTCCCTTTTACTTCCGTGTGTTTTAGGAAGGCAAGATCATATACATTTTCGGTTGTGATTACAATTGAGAATAGACACCTTGTTTGGGGTTTTGATCTCAAACACTAG
- the LOC122071482 gene encoding uncharacterized protein LOC122071482, with amino-acid sequence MKMTTSNSRTRSSGPVLSYGIQRTISPSSSTAFASASSSFSPRSTGFFNRSTSPTRVNLNGSVPSSPNVRFSIDRSLSPSRSIAASPRDHVVGKQSNHLPAQSSTKRTCMCSPTNHPGSFRCSLHKGVDNHHHHAESYPASHRLNARRSAMTNSLVRICTVEGELVKRALAALIRPSSHQQKRRSSFQPRPSRLSVMSKA; translated from the coding sequence ATGAAAATGACGACTTCAAATTCGAGAACCAGATCCAGTGGACCAGTCTTGTCGTACGGGATTCAGAGAACGATCTCTCCGTCGTCGTCGACGGCTTTCGCGTCTGCAAGTTCGAGTTTCTCTCCCCGATCTACTGGTTTCTTCAATAGATCAACCTCTCCTACTCGCGTCAATCTCAATGGTTCCGTTCCTTCTTCTCCGAATGTTCGGTTTTCGATCGACCGATCTCTGTCTCCAAGCAGATCGATTGCTGCTTCTCCTCGTGATCACGTCGTGGGAAAGCAGAGCAATCATCTGCCCGCTCAATCATCTACGAAGAGGACGTGTATGTGTTCGCCGACTAATCATCCTGGTTCGTTTCGTTGCAGTCTACACAAAGGTGTcgataatcatcatcatcatgcgGAATCATATCCAGCGTCTCATAGATTGAACGCCCGGAGATCGGCGATGACGAATTCGCTTGTTCGGATCTGTACTGTTGAGGGAGAATTGGTTAAGAGAGCTTTGGCAGCTTTGATCAGACCTTCTTCTCATCAACAGAAGAGAAGATCGTCGTTCCAGCCAAGACCTAGCCGGCTTTCTGTCATGTCAAAAGCGTAA
- the LOC122072310 gene encoding uncharacterized protein LOC122072310 isoform X1: MENIVASVNKSFDQASTPLKGMVTPSSSSEENKPVDLAELKAAIRGCLVDMKPEPMDGGIIFENKLSNGTMGIKPLSRPSVSLPAEPKREEDDVYLTDRKDAIRVARNKMVRNVTPEKVLSSVLQPEMDFPIPIDDNDSKRQPLDGNSSMTLDNKVVKENKIVEGLEKLKELYGWADNSLHEDIVAAVNDNFDQASTPLKGMVTSSCSSEDNKPVDLAELKAAIWGCLDDMKAELMSLPAEPEREEDDVYLIHRKDAIRVARSASQYTLAARNAFRKGDHFSAHQLSLKAQEEWRLAKQLHAKAAEEILTITNRKNNIWKLDLHGLHASEAVHALQNHLQKIETQMPLNHAVPPKKVKHKVGIACSPLVEKHICEGMEVNVDVQNDTLSSQRRAILEVITGKGNHSRRKPVLPSTIRSFLLENGYRFKVRPGAIAVHPKFRNR, encoded by the exons ATGGAGAACATTGTAGCTTCTGTGAACAAAAGTTTTGACCAGGCTTCTACTCCATTGAAGGGTATGGTTACGCCCAGCAGCAGCTCTGAAGAGAATAAGCCAGTAGACCTTGCAGAACTGAAAGCTGCTATTCGGGGCTGTCTTGTTGACATGAAGCCTGAACCGATGGATGGAggtattatttttgaaaataagttATCTAATGGTACTATGGGCATTAAACCGCTTTCAAGGCCCTCAGTGTCTCTACCTGCTGAGCCTAAGcgggaagaagatgatgtgtACTTGACCGATCGTAAAGATGCAATAAGAGTGGCAAG AAACAAAATGGTGAGAAATGTTACACCAGAGAAGGTTCTCTCATCAGTGCTTCAACCTGAAATGGACTTTCCAATTCCCATTGATGACAATGATTCAAAAAGACAACCATTAGATGGTAATTCTAGTATGACACTTGATAATAAGGTTgtcaaggaaaataaaatcgtTGAGGGTCTTGAGAAACTGAAAGAGCTCTATGGCTGGGCTGACAATAGTTTGCATGAGGACATTGTAGCTGCTGTGAATGACAATTTTGACCAGGCCTCTACTCCATTGAAGGGTATGGTTACGTCCAGCTGCAGCTCTGAAGATAATAAGCCAGTAGACCTTGCAGAACTGAAAGCTGCTATTTGGGGCTGTCTTGATGACATGAAGGCTGAACTGATGTCTCTACCTGCTGAGCCAGAGcgggaagaagatgatgtatACTTGATCCATCGTAAAGATGCAATAAGAGTGGCAAG GTCAGCTTCTCAGTATACACTAGCAGCCAGGAACGCATTCCGAAAAGGTGACCACTTCTCTGCTCATCAGCTCTCCCTTAAGGCCCAGGAAGAATGGAGGCTTGCTAAACAGCTGCATGCAAAGGCAGCTGAGGAAATTTTAACTAtcacaaatagaaaaaataatatatggaAGTTGGACTTACATGGCCTCCATGCAAGTGAAGCTGTGCATGCCTTACAGAATCATCTTCAGAAGATTGAAACACAGATGCCTTTGAATCATGCTGTACCCCCCAAGAAAGTCAAGCACAAAGTTGGAATAGCATGCTCTCCATTGGTTGAGAAACATATTTGTGAGGGCATGGAGGTGAATGTTGATGTTCAAAACGACACGTTATCCAGTCAGAGACGTGCAATATTGGAAGTTATAACAG GGAAGGGTAACCATAGCCGACGAAAACCTGTTCTTCCTTCAACCATCAGAAGTTTCCTCCTTGAGAATGG ATATCGTTTTAAGGTGAGGCCTGGGGCAATTGCAGTCCATCCCAAGTTTCGTAACAGGTGA